Proteins encoded within one genomic window of Bacteroidales bacterium:
- a CDS encoding cytochrome c biogenesis protein ResB: MFTDKIYFKHTLIILAAIATAGFLLQWSINPLINLSFPFNLYVGLLLLVLILLLRIFASKTFIYHWLTSLFTSLAAILFFFFFIILMGIIPQKHSISFIDRLGLTSISTSIPFILVYLFLLINLGLVVTKRITNSWNKKNVAFILNHLGLWLVLLAGGLGSFDFIRLDMVCRMNSTVWYGYDENEKIYNLPFAVELKKFEIDYYLPKIKLVKKDSTAKNGMIVLKQAELDTIHTIKLGNYNINIKKYIPYSWWWNDSVFSMKAPGYIASAYVEVVSKDSSFNTWLAYPSRMQQGKMQEMKNGNIIILEAPIVKRYKSTITLYTQNEEKYTATIEVNKPLEVMGWKLYLKDYHKELGEYSDYIIIETNKDNWLNVVFGSNTINLDRKQKLI; the protein is encoded by the coding sequence ATGTTTACTGATAAAATCTATTTTAAGCATACCTTAATAATATTAGCGGCTATTGCTACAGCTGGTTTTTTGCTCCAATGGTCTATAAATCCCTTAATAAATTTATCTTTTCCATTTAACCTATATGTTGGATTGTTATTATTAGTACTGATTTTATTATTAAGAATTTTTGCTTCAAAAACTTTTATTTATCATTGGTTAACTTCTCTTTTTACTTCATTGGCTGCTATACTGTTTTTTTTCTTCTTTATTATTTTGATGGGAATTATTCCTCAAAAGCATTCAATTTCATTTATTGATCGTTTGGGGCTGACTTCTATCTCAACAAGCATACCATTTATATTAGTGTACTTGTTTTTGTTAATAAATTTAGGTTTAGTTGTAACTAAAAGAATTACTAACAGTTGGAATAAAAAAAATGTTGCATTTATTTTAAATCATTTGGGCTTATGGTTAGTATTATTAGCTGGTGGCTTAGGTTCTTTCGATTTTATTCGACTCGATATGGTTTGTCGAATGAACTCAACAGTTTGGTATGGCTATGACGAAAATGAAAAAATTTATAATCTACCTTTTGCAGTTGAATTAAAGAAATTTGAAATAGACTATTATTTACCAAAAATTAAATTAGTTAAAAAAGATAGCACTGCTAAAAATGGAATGATTGTATTAAAACAAGCAGAATTAGATACTATTCATACAATAAAATTAGGTAATTATAATATTAATATTAAGAAATATATACCATATTCGTGGTGGTGGAACGATTCTGTTTTTTCAATGAAAGCACCTGGATACATTGCATCTGCATATGTCGAAGTTGTTTCAAAAGATAGTAGTTTTAATACATGGCTTGCTTACCCAAGTAGAATGCAACAAGGTAAAATGCAAGAAATGAAAAATGGAAACATCATTATTTTAGAAGCTCCTATTGTTAAACGTTATAAGTCAACTATTACTTTATATACACAAAATGAAGAAAAATATACTGCAACTATTGAAGTAAATAAACCGCTTGAAGTAATGGGTTGGAAATTATATTTAAAGGATTATCATAAAGAACTGGGTGAATATAGTGATTATATTATTATAGAAACCAATA